From a single Bacteroidia bacterium genomic region:
- a CDS encoding helix-turn-helix domain-containing protein: MKDLQLIQTVTEAHMILGVKKPKHPLVSVIPQNELHHIPQEIGFRVRVDLFQIWMKEGVECEIGYGRNSYDFGEGTLAFMKAGQVLTHTGVPNNTQNGKGWLLLFHPDLIRKSELGKKIHTYTFFDYEVSEALHVSEEERKSLTEIVKKIEKELSLNLDKHSQGLIVSNIELLLNYCARYYDRQFYTRSNLNQDLASKFENLLRDYYNSQKPAESGLPTVKYCGEQMNMSSHYLSDLLKKETGRNAQEHIHHFVIDKAKTMLLGSTEPVSQIAYGLGFEYPQHFTKLFKAKTGMSPVEYKSLN, translated from the coding sequence ATGAAAGATCTTCAATTGATCCAAACTGTAACCGAAGCCCATATGATTTTGGGTGTAAAAAAGCCCAAACATCCGCTCGTTTCGGTTATCCCTCAAAACGAATTGCACCATATCCCTCAGGAAATTGGCTTCCGGGTGAGAGTGGATTTGTTTCAAATATGGATGAAGGAAGGGGTTGAGTGTGAAATTGGTTATGGCCGTAATTCATATGATTTTGGGGAAGGGACGCTGGCATTTATGAAAGCCGGGCAGGTACTCACCCATACAGGCGTACCCAATAATACCCAAAATGGAAAAGGCTGGTTGTTATTATTCCACCCCGACCTGATCAGGAAGTCAGAGTTGGGGAAAAAAATTCACACCTACACCTTTTTTGACTACGAAGTGTCTGAGGCGCTTCACGTATCTGAGGAAGAGAGAAAATCATTGACCGAGATTGTAAAAAAAATAGAAAAAGAACTGAGCCTTAATCTGGACAAACATAGCCAGGGGCTGATCGTCTCCAATATCGAACTCCTGCTCAATTACTGCGCAAGGTATTATGACCGGCAATTTTACACCCGGTCCAACCTCAACCAGGATCTGGCCTCCAAATTTGAAAACCTCTTGCGGGACTATTACAACTCCCAAAAACCCGCAGAATCAGGTCTCCCGACCGTCAAATACTGCGGTGAGCAGATGAATATGTCTTCGCATTATCTCAGCGATTTGCTGAAAAAAGAAACCGGCAGAAATGCCCAGGAGCATATTCACCATTTTGTGATCGACAAGGCAAAAACGATGTTGCTCGGCTCCACCGAACCCGTCAGCCAGATTGCCTACGGACTAGGTTTCGAGTATCCGCAGCACTTCACCAAACTATTCAAAGCCAAAACCGGCATGAGCCCGGTGGAGTATAAGAGTTTGAATTGA
- a CDS encoding TonB-dependent receptor, protein MPRIFLISIILALITLSVNMYGQEATTMVSGTVLDTANAPLMAATVTLLKAADSVLVSFSLSDKTGKFLFKKTKPGEYILQITYIGYRQASRTLSVKGDTPEINLGDIPLEPLDLSLGEVTIEGQRTPILIKRDTIEYNADAFQTQPNAVVEDLLKKLPGVEVDQNGTIKAQGKEVRKVYVDGKEFFGDDPKIASKNLPANAVDKVQVYDKKSDFAEFTGIDDGQREKTINLSLKEDKKKGVFGNVTGGYGTKDRFEGRANVNRFTKKLQFSGLGMLNNTNQQGFGIDDYINFMGGLQNMMSSGGGGGGGSFRISLNASDLGLPINNALGSGFTTTAAGGLNFNYDFSKKTELSTNYFYSGIKNETESSTFRQNFLGESVFNSDENTDQTSRNQNHRINLTLRHEIDSSKNIIFRSNFGFNDAGLDLNSNSRALNELGFTENSSLRTNTSDGTNLSFRNNFTYRQRFAKKGRAVVANANLGLTSNDRTALIGSINRYLPEDPLYAFSDSVNQSQIQNGDQLDYSARLTYTEPLGKGKFLAFNLSHQNYGNKLIRDVFDIRPNDNPREILNTDLSNHYQRGYFYERAGMDFQYNRKKFNFTTGVNLQQSRLRGEIFTSGTTIRQNFLNILPLMRANFNFTTSTSLGLDYETSVREPSLEQLQPIADNSNPLSIVIGNPNLRPEYSHQMNLRYNSYSAFTFTSLFANLEATYTQNKITNSRSIDSLFRQITTPVNVARDLRIAGSLSFGTPIKPIKSRINLDLNSIYNRGILFVNSRENNVDRLINSVGLSIENRNKDVVDIVLGVDFDHNLTRYSVNQDLNQAFLNKRYYADFSVNFAKTWALRTGINYAVYAGTAFNEETRIPLWKASLSKYVLKNRRGEIKLSAFDMLNQNLGFSRTSELNYIEEVQTLTLSRYFLLGFTYNLSKFGAAGEPGGSGIRIIQRGK, encoded by the coding sequence ATGCCCAGAATTTTTCTCATTTCTATCATATTGGCGTTAATCACCCTGTCCGTAAATATGTACGGACAGGAGGCGACAACCATGGTTTCCGGTACAGTACTCGATACCGCCAACGCGCCTCTGATGGCGGCTACGGTTACGCTGTTGAAAGCGGCCGACTCTGTTCTGGTTTCGTTTTCGCTCAGCGACAAGACGGGGAAGTTTCTCTTCAAAAAAACTAAGCCTGGTGAATACATCCTCCAAATCACCTATATCGGCTACCGGCAGGCAAGCCGTACACTTTCCGTCAAAGGTGATACACCGGAAATCAATCTGGGCGATATTCCGCTGGAGCCTCTTGACCTTTCACTGGGAGAAGTTACCATAGAAGGACAGCGAACCCCCATTCTCATCAAAAGAGACACGATCGAATACAACGCCGACGCTTTCCAAACCCAGCCCAACGCCGTAGTCGAAGATCTCCTCAAAAAACTTCCCGGCGTGGAGGTTGACCAGAACGGTACCATCAAAGCGCAGGGAAAAGAAGTGCGGAAAGTATATGTGGATGGGAAAGAATTTTTCGGAGACGACCCCAAAATCGCCAGCAAAAATCTGCCTGCCAATGCGGTGGACAAAGTGCAGGTTTATGATAAAAAGTCAGACTTTGCAGAGTTTACCGGCATAGATGACGGGCAGCGGGAAAAGACCATTAACCTTTCGCTGAAAGAGGACAAAAAGAAGGGGGTATTTGGCAATGTAACCGGTGGTTACGGCACAAAAGACCGGTTTGAAGGCCGCGCCAACGTTAACCGGTTTACCAAAAAACTTCAGTTTTCCGGCCTGGGCATGCTCAACAACACCAACCAACAGGGGTTTGGCATCGATGATTATATCAACTTTATGGGCGGGTTGCAGAATATGATGTCGTCAGGTGGTGGCGGAGGTGGTGGTTCTTTCCGCATTTCGCTCAATGCCAGCGACCTGGGACTGCCTATCAACAATGCACTGGGAAGCGGATTTACCACAACGGCAGCCGGAGGACTGAACTTCAATTACGATTTCAGTAAAAAGACCGAACTCAGTACCAACTACTTCTACAGCGGAATCAAAAACGAAACAGAAAGCAGCACCTTCCGTCAGAATTTTCTCGGCGAAAGTGTGTTTAATTCGGACGAAAATACCGACCAGACCAGCCGCAATCAAAATCACCGCATCAATCTGACATTGCGGCATGAGATCGATTCATCTAAGAATATCATTTTCCGCTCCAATTTTGGCTTTAACGATGCCGGGCTGGACCTCAATAGCAACAGCCGCGCACTGAATGAACTCGGATTTACCGAAAACAGCAGCCTGCGTACCAACACTTCCGACGGAACGAATCTCAGCTTTCGAAACAACTTCACTTATCGCCAGCGGTTTGCCAAAAAGGGCAGGGCAGTGGTGGCAAACGCAAATCTCGGTCTTACCAGCAATGACCGGACTGCGCTCATCGGATCGATCAACCGGTATCTGCCTGAGGACCCGTTGTACGCCTTCTCAGACAGTGTAAATCAGTCGCAAATACAAAATGGCGATCAGCTTGACTATAGCGCAAGGCTGACTTATACAGAACCTCTGGGCAAGGGCAAGTTTCTGGCTTTTAACCTTTCCCATCAGAACTATGGCAATAAGCTGATCCGCGATGTGTTTGACATTCGCCCCAACGACAATCCCCGGGAAATCCTCAATACAGACCTGAGCAACCACTACCAGCGCGGCTATTTTTACGAAAGAGCGGGTATGGATTTTCAGTACAACCGCAAAAAGTTCAATTTTACTACGGGGGTAAACCTTCAGCAGTCGCGCCTTCGTGGAGAAATATTTACCAGCGGGACCACCATTCGCCAGAACTTTCTCAATATCCTTCCCCTGATGCGGGCCAATTTTAATTTCACCACATCTACGAGTCTGGGACTTGACTACGAAACCAGCGTGCGGGAACCTTCACTGGAGCAGTTGCAGCCCATTGCGGACAACTCCAATCCGCTGAGCATTGTCATTGGCAATCCGAACCTCCGTCCGGAGTATTCCCATCAGATGAATTTGCGCTACAATTCATACAGCGCGTTTACCTTTACCAGTTTGTTTGCCAATCTGGAGGCCACTTATACCCAAAACAAAATCACCAATTCGCGGAGCATCGATTCGCTGTTCCGGCAGATCACAACACCTGTAAACGTAGCCAGAGACCTGCGAATTGCCGGGAGTCTGAGTTTTGGTACGCCCATCAAACCCATAAAAAGCAGAATCAACCTGGATTTAAATTCTATTTACAACCGGGGAATATTGTTTGTCAACAGCCGCGAAAACAATGTGGACCGGTTGATCAATTCGGTGGGATTGAGCATCGAAAACCGCAACAAAGACGTGGTGGACATCGTGTTGGGGGTAGATTTTGATCACAACCTGACGCGGTATTCGGTGAATCAGGATTTAAATCAGGCATTTTTGAACAAGCGGTATTACGCCGACTTTTCTGTCAACTTTGCCAAAACCTGGGCCTTGCGCACGGGCATCAACTACGCCGTATATGCCGGTACAGCTTTTAATGAAGAGACCCGAATTCCGCTGTGGAAAGCTTCACTGTCGAAGTATGTGCTGAAAAACCGCAGAGGCGAGATCAAACTATCGGCATTTGACATGCTCAATCAGAATCTGGGCTTTAGCCGCACGAGCGAGCTGAACTATATCGAAGAAGTGCAGACGTTGACATTGAGCCGGTATTTTTTGCTGGGCTTTACGTATAACCTTTCAAAGTTTGGCGCGGCGGGAGAGCCCGGTGGGAGTGGGATCAGGATTATCCAGCGGGGGAAGTAG
- a CDS encoding SRPBCC family protein, translating to MPNPLTITQNIAIQATPEAIFKILADVEHWHLWTASIKKIVLINNTVLGPGVSAKVFQPRLLPNVWKVIQYEENRSFTWVSKSPGLTMTAGHALSPGDNHTAVSLTMTYEGFLAKLLYKMTANLTSQYMTMEIEGLKKVCEQRPSGTN from the coding sequence ATGCCCAACCCATTGACGATCACCCAAAATATCGCAATACAGGCTACTCCTGAGGCGATTTTTAAGATTCTTGCAGATGTTGAACACTGGCATTTGTGGACGGCTTCTATAAAAAAAATTGTCCTTATCAACAACACTGTACTTGGTCCTGGTGTCAGTGCAAAAGTTTTTCAACCCAGACTACTTCCCAATGTCTGGAAAGTGATACAATACGAGGAAAACCGATCTTTTACGTGGGTATCAAAATCTCCGGGTTTGACGATGACTGCTGGTCATGCCTTGTCACCGGGCGATAATCATACAGCCGTATCGCTAACGATGACCTATGAAGGTTTTTTGGCTAAGCTGTTATACAAGATGACGGCTAACCTGACTTCCCAATATATGACCATGGAAATTGAAGGCCTGAAAAAAGTGTGTGAACAACGCCCGTCCGGTACGAATTAA
- a CDS encoding GLPGLI family protein: MKKLLNFLFALLPLFAFSQSVEGEVTYEEVIQLKIHLEGMEDDEMMAMLPKEQAAKKTLYFSPDASLYKDAESDEDENQEISGGSGEMHFKMIIARPDNKLYKDLQEEQKIEQREFMGKVFLIKDELKSYEWKLTGEQKQIGEYICQKATMADSVTKTEVWFTPQIPVSTGPGNLGRLPGLILEVSINDGEQTIVAKEVKIGKVESDLMAAPSKGREVTQAEFEEIMKEKMKEMEAEMGGSGSGGGTTIKFIQRRN, encoded by the coding sequence ATGAAAAAACTACTAAACTTTTTATTTGCGCTGTTGCCGCTGTTTGCTTTCAGCCAGTCAGTTGAGGGCGAAGTAACTTATGAAGAAGTCATTCAACTGAAAATCCATCTTGAAGGAATGGAAGACGACGAAATGATGGCTATGCTGCCCAAAGAGCAGGCGGCAAAAAAGACACTCTATTTTTCTCCCGACGCTTCCCTCTACAAAGATGCGGAATCAGATGAGGACGAAAATCAGGAAATCAGTGGTGGAAGTGGCGAAATGCATTTTAAAATGATTATTGCCCGCCCCGACAACAAGCTCTATAAAGATCTTCAGGAAGAGCAGAAAATCGAGCAGCGGGAGTTTATGGGGAAAGTATTTCTGATCAAAGACGAGTTGAAATCCTACGAGTGGAAACTGACCGGCGAACAAAAACAGATCGGTGAATATATCTGCCAGAAAGCTACCATGGCCGACAGTGTTACAAAGACGGAAGTGTGGTTTACCCCGCAAATTCCGGTTTCCACCGGGCCGGGCAACCTGGGCCGTCTGCCGGGACTGATTCTCGAAGTGAGTATCAACGACGGAGAACAGACCATTGTCGCCAAAGAAGTGAAAATCGGCAAAGTGGAAAGCGACTTGATGGCTGCGCCTTCAAAAGGAAGAGAAGTCACACAGGCCGAATTTGAAGAAATCATGAAAGAAAAAATGAAGGAAATGGAAGCCGAAATGGGCGGAAGCGGAAGCGGTGGCGGAACAACCATCAAGTTTATTCAAAGGCGAAATTAA
- a CDS encoding HAMP domain-containing sensor histidine kinase: MNRNQLSISLMIGSLALLLVFQFLWLRNVWQTEVENLRKETDQLFVNAIRDIEDSLVQQIYIDPLMVHVNRPKDEHFSIRKRINTDTDKQITILGQSSGTNLSGSDSTFRFTFRSRFNEDDKDKRKGSISLFVAMTDTLRTLDSGQPLISQLSLKPLLEQKFDEEIKNTGLGLPYKLGEVADTDSVFSGIITHSYIDIPSEEGYAVYINDYQGYIFKKIVPEILFSIFLFVCISLAFYLTYRNLRNQQRLNQLKNDFISNVTHELKTPITTVSVAIEALRNFNALDDPNRTREYLDISQQELNRLAILVDRVLKMSLFEKAEPELKMETVSLREIIQEILGSMKLQFERLSAKVSFHSPEIPFSLTGDRLHLTSVVYNLIDNALKYGGEHPQIEIALAEAQGQISLSVKDSGMGIASEYREKIFEKFFRVPTGDRHNIKGHGLGLSYVASVVEKHQGTISVESQPGKGSCFTVLLPADHA, from the coding sequence GTGAACCGAAATCAATTATCCATATCGCTGATGATCGGAAGCCTGGCACTTTTGCTGGTTTTCCAGTTTTTGTGGCTGCGCAATGTGTGGCAGACCGAGGTGGAAAACCTCCGAAAAGAGACCGACCAGCTATTTGTCAATGCCATCCGCGACATTGAAGATTCGCTTGTACAGCAGATTTATATCGATCCCCTGATGGTTCATGTCAACAGACCTAAGGATGAACATTTTAGTATCCGCAAAAGGATCAATACAGATACTGACAAACAAATCACGATTCTGGGACAAAGTTCGGGCACAAACCTGTCCGGTTCAGATTCTACCTTCCGGTTTACCTTTCGCTCACGATTTAATGAAGATGACAAAGACAAACGGAAAGGCTCCATTTCACTGTTTGTTGCGATGACCGATACGCTGCGAACCCTGGATTCCGGGCAACCCCTGATAAGTCAGCTTTCGCTAAAACCCCTGCTTGAGCAAAAATTTGATGAGGAAATTAAAAATACGGGGCTCGGTTTGCCTTATAAACTGGGGGAAGTCGCGGATACAGATTCTGTATTTAGCGGAATTATCACCCATTCTTATATTGACATTCCCAGTGAAGAAGGTTATGCAGTATATATCAATGATTATCAGGGCTATATTTTCAAAAAAATCGTTCCCGAAATCCTCTTTTCGATTTTCCTGTTTGTATGTATTTCTCTCGCATTTTACCTTACTTACCGCAACCTTCGCAACCAGCAGCGGCTCAACCAGCTCAAAAACGACTTCATCAGCAATGTCACCCACGAGCTAAAAACGCCCATCACGACCGTAAGCGTGGCTATCGAAGCCCTGCGCAATTTTAACGCACTGGACGATCCCAACCGCACCCGCGAATATCTCGACATTTCCCAGCAGGAACTCAACCGCCTGGCAATCCTCGTGGATCGCGTGCTGAAAATGTCGCTGTTTGAAAAAGCAGAACCCGAACTGAAAATGGAAACCGTGAGTCTGCGGGAAATCATTCAGGAGATACTCGGATCGATGAAACTTCAGTTTGAAAGGCTGTCTGCAAAGGTGTCCTTTCATTCACCCGAAATTCCATTCTCCCTTACCGGCGACCGGCTCCATCTCACCAGCGTCGTCTATAACCTGATCGACAATGCCTTAAAATACGGCGGAGAACATCCGCAGATAGAAATCGCATTGGCAGAAGCCCAGGGGCAGATCAGCCTTTCGGTTAAAGATTCGGGGATGGGAATTGCGTCTGAGTACCGGGAAAAAATCTTCGAGAAATTTTTCCGCGTACCCACCGGAGACAGGCACAATATCAAAGGGCATGGGTTGGGACTGAGTTATGTTGCCAGTGTAGTGGAAAAACATCAGGGCACAATTTCCGTCGAAAGCCAGCCTGGCAAAGGATCGTGTTTTACCGTTTTATTGCCCGCCGATCATGCCTAA